One Deefgea tanakiae genomic region harbors:
- a CDS encoding ABC transporter permease, which translates to MNTFSLALRNLLRNRRRSFTTLLAMVIGAVAILIFGGYSGNINLGLQTGYVRDSGHLQIQHKDYFLYGSGNPAAYGMKNYVQIVELVRNDAVLKPMLQVVTPTLSLGGIAGNFSAGVSRTVIGQGVVVDEQNTMRLWNEYGFPQKPYQMALTGSADNSVVIGTGVARVLQLCEPLKVKNCPQSIAKPTGPAAPDDITDLSALEAGTNTKNQTANESNASPRIELLAANVHGAPNVAGLEVVKAEQHGIKELDDILVQLHLAQAQKLVYGGDAPKATSIVLQLKHTADIPAASARLAQLLANELKAENLEVHDFKTLNPSYGQITGMFSAIFGFIAILIGAIVLFTVGNTMSMAVMERTVEIGTLRAMGVRRDGIRRLFVCEGLLLGLIGAVLGVLLALGLAYLINHAGLTWMPPGNTEAVPLTVRVWGETKMIVGTAVGLMLVAALSAWWPARRAAQMNIVDALRHV; encoded by the coding sequence ATGAATACGTTCTCTTTAGCGTTGCGTAATTTGCTGCGTAACCGTCGTCGTTCATTCACGACGCTCTTGGCGATGGTCATTGGCGCGGTGGCGATTCTGATTTTTGGGGGTTATAGCGGCAATATTAATTTGGGACTGCAAACAGGCTATGTTCGTGATAGCGGACATTTACAGATTCAGCATAAAGATTATTTCTTGTACGGGAGTGGTAATCCGGCTGCGTATGGGATGAAAAATTACGTGCAGATTGTTGAGTTAGTACGCAACGACGCGGTTTTGAAACCGATGCTGCAAGTGGTAACGCCGACCTTAAGTCTAGGGGGTATTGCTGGCAACTTTAGTGCAGGTGTATCGCGCACAGTAATAGGGCAGGGTGTCGTTGTTGATGAGCAAAATACGATGCGTTTGTGGAATGAATATGGCTTCCCACAAAAACCGTACCAAATGGCGCTGACTGGCTCCGCCGACAACTCGGTCGTGATCGGTACGGGTGTAGCTCGAGTATTGCAATTGTGTGAACCACTGAAAGTTAAAAACTGCCCGCAAAGCATCGCGAAACCGACTGGCCCTGCTGCACCCGATGACATTACGGATTTATCGGCGCTTGAAGCTGGAACGAATACCAAAAATCAAACTGCCAATGAAAGTAATGCGTCCCCACGGATTGAGCTGTTGGCCGCGAATGTACATGGTGCGCCGAATGTAGCGGGCTTGGAGGTCGTTAAGGCTGAGCAGCATGGCATAAAAGAGTTGGATGACATCTTGGTGCAACTGCATTTAGCCCAAGCGCAAAAACTCGTTTACGGTGGTGATGCGCCGAAAGCGACCTCGATTGTGCTGCAGCTGAAACACACCGCCGACATCCCTGCCGCTTCAGCGCGTTTGGCGCAACTGCTGGCCAATGAATTAAAGGCTGAAAATTTGGAAGTGCATGATTTTAAAACGCTCAATCCAAGTTATGGCCAGATTACCGGCATGTTTAGCGCGATTTTTGGCTTTATCGCCATTTTGATTGGCGCGATTGTGCTGTTTACCGTTGGCAATACGATGAGCATGGCAGTGATGGAGCGCACGGTGGAAATTGGTACTTTGCGGGCTATGGGCGTGCGTCGGGATGGAATTCGCCGCTTATTTGTTTGCGAAGGGTTGTTGCTCGGATTGATTGGCGCTGTGCTCGGCGTCCTTTTGGCGCTAGGTTTAGCGTATTTAATCAATCACGCAGGGTTGACTTGGATGCCGCCAGGTAATACCGAAGCCGTGCCGCTCACGGTGCGGGTGTGGGGTGAAACCAAGATGATTGTTGGTACGGCAGTGGGTTTGATGCTGGTGGCGGCACTATCGGCGTGGTGGCCAGCACGCCGCGCGGCGCAGATGAATATTGTTGATGCCTTGCGTCATGTTTAA
- a CDS encoding ABC transporter ATP-binding protein gives MLPVTLRQVSKRYQLDSIDVPALGCIDLDILPNRFTVLSGPSGSGKTTLLNLIGCVDLPDSGEIVVAGQKVQSLSDNALADFRLRHVGFIFQNFNLLPVLTAYENIEYPLLLAKVNANERKKRITTLLDAVGLSEKSKHLPGQLSGGQRQRVAIARALATQPQLVLADEPTANLDSHTGAAIIALMRQMQRDLAVSFVFSSHDPQVLAAADDAVMIRDGQITEIKRSAEVV, from the coding sequence ATGTTGCCCGTCACCCTGCGCCAAGTTAGCAAGCGCTACCAACTCGATAGTATCGATGTGCCTGCTTTGGGCTGTATCGATTTAGATATATTACCGAACCGATTTACAGTTTTGTCTGGGCCATCGGGCAGTGGCAAAACGACGCTACTCAATTTGATTGGCTGCGTTGATTTGCCCGATAGTGGTGAAATTGTCGTTGCGGGTCAAAAGGTGCAAAGCCTATCGGATAACGCCTTGGCTGATTTTCGCTTGCGTCATGTTGGGTTTATTTTTCAAAACTTCAATTTATTGCCGGTGTTGACGGCCTACGAAAATATCGAATATCCCTTGTTGCTCGCCAAAGTGAACGCCAATGAGCGCAAAAAACGGATTACAACATTACTCGACGCAGTGGGTTTGAGTGAAAAAAGCAAACATCTACCGGGGCAGTTGTCGGGCGGGCAGCGGCAACGCGTGGCGATTGCGCGCGCTTTGGCGACTCAGCCGCAATTGGTTCTGGCCGATGAGCCGACCGCCAATCTGGATAGCCATACTGGCGCTGCGATTATTGCGCTGATGCGGCAAATGCAGCGTGACTTGGCGGTGTCGTTTGTTTTTTCATCGCATGATCCACAAGTACTGGCGGCGGCAGATGATGCCGTGATGATTCGTGATGGCCAGATTACAGAAATCAAGCGCAGTGCGGAGGTGGTATGA
- a CDS encoding metal-dependent hydrolase, producing MMARTHIAFAALMMVACSVGILQRMPQVHEVALAGAAGLLPDLDHPKSTFGRIVPYISIPIAKIFGHRGFTHSLLMVAVIIWLLLTYREEQKIPILPLVIGYLSHIIGDLLTPSGVPLLWPVRKKFSLNLFKADGWMEHLIYRGCWMGVGYFVWVALQRPGHELLHPAQVAIQQWLWQALSHSMIILVQWVRIMA from the coding sequence ATGATGGCCCGCACCCACATTGCATTTGCCGCCTTGATGATGGTGGCTTGCAGTGTTGGCATTTTGCAGCGTATGCCGCAAGTGCACGAAGTCGCCCTCGCTGGCGCAGCGGGACTATTGCCCGATTTGGATCACCCCAAATCGACGTTTGGCCGCATCGTGCCGTACATTTCGATTCCGATTGCCAAGATTTTTGGCCATCGCGGCTTTACACATTCCTTGCTGATGGTGGCGGTTATTATCTGGCTCTTGCTCACCTATCGAGAAGAACAAAAAATTCCGATTTTACCGCTGGTGATTGGTTATCTATCGCACATTATTGGCGACTTACTGACGCCCTCAGGCGTGCCACTATTGTGGCCAGTGCGCAAAAAGTTTTCGCTGAATTTATTCAAAGCCGATGGCTGGATGGAGCACCTGATCTATCGCGGCTGTTGGATGGGTGTGGGCTATTTTGTTTGGGTTGCACTGCAAAGGCCGGGTCACGAACTGCTGCACCCCGCACAAGTGGCCATTCAACAATGGCTTTGGCAAGCGCTATCGCACAGCATGATTATTTTAGTCCAATGGGTCAGGATTATGGCCTAA
- the flgN gene encoding flagellar export chaperone FlgN: protein MSVSHSSELLNAIEAELLEVERLVALIQREQDVLVSRHLDQISPILELKTLALQQLEVVTRERIAVADRLDLKSASDVSEFLQFDSSALAQWQQLQLQAKLAEVLNRSNAQLVKCHEEANHHLMSLLSKQKNQEMAYSADGRLSHQSGLGRPLDRA from the coding sequence ATGAGTGTGAGCCATTCATCTGAATTACTGAACGCCATTGAAGCTGAGCTGCTCGAAGTGGAGCGGCTCGTTGCATTGATACAACGCGAACAAGATGTTTTGGTTTCGCGTCATCTAGATCAAATTTCTCCGATTCTTGAATTAAAAACACTGGCCTTGCAGCAGCTCGAAGTGGTTACTCGCGAGCGCATCGCGGTTGCTGATCGTTTGGACTTGAAATCAGCCAGCGATGTCAGTGAGTTTTTGCAGTTTGACTCTTCCGCTTTAGCGCAGTGGCAGCAATTGCAATTGCAGGCTAAATTGGCCGAAGTGCTCAATCGCAGTAATGCGCAATTAGTTAAATGTCACGAAGAAGCAAATCATCATTTGATGAGTTTGCTCTCCAAACAAAAAAATCAAGAGATGGCCTACAGCGCAGACGGTCGTTTGAGTCATCAATCGGGTTTAGGTCGACCACTTGATCGCGCATAA
- the flgM gene encoding flagellar biosynthesis anti-sigma factor FlgM: MKIDNSGKALGAVSARPLEGRATAKAEQAAEKDSVIINPLAAKLSNVAGAGKSESTFDADKVAAIRQAISEGRFSVNSEKIADGLLSSVKELLAR; the protein is encoded by the coding sequence ATGAAAATCGACAACTCTGGCAAGGCATTGGGCGCTGTTTCTGCCCGCCCGCTTGAGGGGCGTGCTACAGCGAAAGCAGAGCAAGCCGCTGAAAAAGACAGCGTGATTATCAATCCGCTGGCGGCAAAGCTATCTAATGTGGCGGGTGCCGGCAAAAGTGAATCTACTTTTGATGCGGACAAAGTCGCTGCGATACGCCAGGCAATTTCCGAAGGGCGCTTTAGCGTGAATTCAGAAAAAATCGCCGATGGTTTGTTATCAAGCGTTAAAGAGTTGCTGGCACGTTAA